From Arachis stenosperma cultivar V10309 chromosome 2, arast.V10309.gnm1.PFL2, whole genome shotgun sequence, one genomic window encodes:
- the LOC130961128 gene encoding F-box/kelch-repeat protein At3g06240-like isoform X1, protein MAFLISTSSSTKQLLTPIDEKLDDTNFNTWHHQAWLTIQSLSMETHLDWANAPNRFEPVTKSLPEAASKVDATTKSDSAKDTPTDLLQETEAFKNWKQDDLSLTRWLMASMTTSYKNKIVHCARFCDAWTRIITYFSSTSKTGIQSLKSQLKCVKKTELIFADIKEESTMEKKNDKSKSIQDILPLELILRILLRVPIRHLARLKCVSKLWYSVISDPDFAELHFHHSPAATNACFFIENNLAYFIYLDDNEASQKVVSPFKKKPPHFADLGSCRGFIILYEDPHFLVVWNPLTGFSKRISYRHKYREFHLYGFGYDASQDDYLVFIAWQDKDDHYQLDYFSLRTNSWVNLDAVLPNPLGSYNWHSRGFFFNGAIHWVPTVLDAYKDVILSFDLKERTFSMISAPEQVASSCSCPGLALLGGCLALYYRNYDSLQTEIWVMQEYKVHSSWTLYQIPCDIFQPLCFSSNGDIIGRGCNFSDKIGYFIYNIRGDQLKHFKDLCCPYHGAYALYTESLLPLPSDIMDKDKKN, encoded by the exons ATGGCCTTCCTCATTTCTACTTCATCCTCAACAAAACAACTTCTTACTCCCATAGATGAAAAGCTTGATGACACCAATTTCAACACATGGCACCATCAAGCATGGCTCACAATTCAGAGTCTTTCAATGGAGACTCATCTTGATTGGGCTAATGCTCCTAACAGATTTGAACCCGTGACGAAGTCTCTGCCTGAAGCAGCATCCAAGGTTGATGCAACCACCAAATCTGATTCTGCAAAAGATACTCCAACAGATCTGCTTCAAGAAACTGAAGCATTCAAGAACTGGAAGCAAGATGATCTCTCCCTTACCAGATGGCTCATGGCTTCAATGACTACATCATACAAGAACAAGATCGTTCATTGTGCCCGTTTCTGTGATGCGTGGACTAGGATCATCACCTACTTCTCCTCAACCTCCAAGACAGGAATTCAGAGCTTGAAATCTCAATTAAAATGCGTCAAGAAAACAG AGTTAATCTTTGCTGACATAAAAGAGGAAtccaccatggagaagaagaatgacAAGAGCAAGAGCATTCAGGACATCCTCCCTCTTGAGCTGATTCTCAGAATCCTACTGCGGGTTCCGATCAGACATCTTGCTCGTCTTAAGTGCGTTTCCAAGCTGTGGTACTCTGTAATTTCTGATCCTGACTTTGCGGAATTGCATTTTCACCACTCTCCCGCTGCCACCAATGCATGCTTCTTCATAGAAAACAACCTGGCATACTTTATTTACTTAGATgacaatgaggcatcacaaaaAGTGGTGTCCCCTTTCAAGAAGAAACCACCTCATTTTGCTGACTTGGGATCCTGCAGaggttttattattttgtatgaaGACCCTCATTTTCTTGTGGTATGGAACCCACTGACTGGATTCAGCAAAAGAATATCCTATCGTCATAAATACCGCGAGTTCCATCTCTATGGATTCGGTTATGATGCTTCACAGGATGACTACTTAGTTTTTATAGCTTGGCAGGATAAGGATGACCATTATCAATTGGATTACTTCTCCTTGAGAACCAATTCATGGGTTAATCTTGATGCTGTACTCCCTAATCCCTTGGGTTCTTATAACTGGCATTCTCGTGGGTTCTTCTTTAATGGCGCTATTCATTGGGTGCCTACGGTTCTTGATGCTTACAAGGATGTGATTCTTAGCTTTGATCTTAAGGAAAGGACTTTCTCAATGATATCTGCCCCGGAACAGGTAGCGAGTTCATGCTCCTGTCCAGGTCTCGCCCTACTAGGAGGCTGCCTAGCCTTGTATTATCGCAATTATGATAGCCTACAAACTGAGATATGGGTGATGCAAGAATATAAAGTGCACTCATCTTGGACTCTCTATCAGATTCCCTGTGATATCTTTCAGCCGCTGTGCTTTTCCAGTAATGGTGATATTATTGGAAGAGGTTGTAATTTTTCTGATAAAATAGGTTACTTCATATATAATATCAGAGGAGACCAGCTCAAGCATTTTAAAGATCTTTGTTGTCCCTATCATGGAGCCTATGCTCTGTACACAGAGAGTCTCTTGCCACTCCCTAGCGACATTATGGATAAGGACAAGAAGAACTAA
- the LOC130961128 gene encoding F-box protein CPR1-like isoform X2 produces METHLDWANAPNRFEPVTKSLPEAASKVDATTKSDSAKDTPTDLLQETEAFKNWKQDDLSLTRWLMASMTTSYKNKIVHCARFCDAWTRIITYFSSTSKTGIQSLKSQLKCVKKTELIFADIKEESTMEKKNDKSKSIQDILPLELILRILLRVPIRHLARLKCVSKLWYSVISDPDFAELHFHHSPAATNACFFIENNLAYFIYLDDNEASQKVVSPFKKKPPHFADLGSCRGFIILYEDPHFLVVWNPLTGFSKRISYRHKYREFHLYGFGYDASQDDYLVFIAWQDKDDHYQLDYFSLRTNSWVNLDAVLPNPLGSYNWHSRGFFFNGAIHWVPTVLDAYKDVILSFDLKERTFSMISAPEQVASSCSCPGLALLGGCLALYYRNYDSLQTEIWVMQEYKVHSSWTLYQIPCDIFQPLCFSSNGDIIGRGCNFSDKIGYFIYNIRGDQLKHFKDLCCPYHGAYALYTESLLPLPSDIMDKDKKN; encoded by the exons ATGGAGACTCATCTTGATTGGGCTAATGCTCCTAACAGATTTGAACCCGTGACGAAGTCTCTGCCTGAAGCAGCATCCAAGGTTGATGCAACCACCAAATCTGATTCTGCAAAAGATACTCCAACAGATCTGCTTCAAGAAACTGAAGCATTCAAGAACTGGAAGCAAGATGATCTCTCCCTTACCAGATGGCTCATGGCTTCAATGACTACATCATACAAGAACAAGATCGTTCATTGTGCCCGTTTCTGTGATGCGTGGACTAGGATCATCACCTACTTCTCCTCAACCTCCAAGACAGGAATTCAGAGCTTGAAATCTCAATTAAAATGCGTCAAGAAAACAG AGTTAATCTTTGCTGACATAAAAGAGGAAtccaccatggagaagaagaatgacAAGAGCAAGAGCATTCAGGACATCCTCCCTCTTGAGCTGATTCTCAGAATCCTACTGCGGGTTCCGATCAGACATCTTGCTCGTCTTAAGTGCGTTTCCAAGCTGTGGTACTCTGTAATTTCTGATCCTGACTTTGCGGAATTGCATTTTCACCACTCTCCCGCTGCCACCAATGCATGCTTCTTCATAGAAAACAACCTGGCATACTTTATTTACTTAGATgacaatgaggcatcacaaaaAGTGGTGTCCCCTTTCAAGAAGAAACCACCTCATTTTGCTGACTTGGGATCCTGCAGaggttttattattttgtatgaaGACCCTCATTTTCTTGTGGTATGGAACCCACTGACTGGATTCAGCAAAAGAATATCCTATCGTCATAAATACCGCGAGTTCCATCTCTATGGATTCGGTTATGATGCTTCACAGGATGACTACTTAGTTTTTATAGCTTGGCAGGATAAGGATGACCATTATCAATTGGATTACTTCTCCTTGAGAACCAATTCATGGGTTAATCTTGATGCTGTACTCCCTAATCCCTTGGGTTCTTATAACTGGCATTCTCGTGGGTTCTTCTTTAATGGCGCTATTCATTGGGTGCCTACGGTTCTTGATGCTTACAAGGATGTGATTCTTAGCTTTGATCTTAAGGAAAGGACTTTCTCAATGATATCTGCCCCGGAACAGGTAGCGAGTTCATGCTCCTGTCCAGGTCTCGCCCTACTAGGAGGCTGCCTAGCCTTGTATTATCGCAATTATGATAGCCTACAAACTGAGATATGGGTGATGCAAGAATATAAAGTGCACTCATCTTGGACTCTCTATCAGATTCCCTGTGATATCTTTCAGCCGCTGTGCTTTTCCAGTAATGGTGATATTATTGGAAGAGGTTGTAATTTTTCTGATAAAATAGGTTACTTCATATATAATATCAGAGGAGACCAGCTCAAGCATTTTAAAGATCTTTGTTGTCCCTATCATGGAGCCTATGCTCTGTACACAGAGAGTCTCTTGCCACTCCCTAGCGACATTATGGATAAGGACAAGAAGAACTAA
- the LOC130963459 gene encoding pyrroline-5-carboxylate reductase-like, producing MSSGAVDAVEHVLEFVTDSLDQFGKLAEVVIAAISLLWFYPLYVFSMVLSIIWKVLQVMLEFVLKIRLSNNAVRYNDIAKFGYAAMGRSKFTGEKDSSQIMSLGAAATEEDANLIAKLFGSIGKIWKADEKYFDAVTGLREFLGMCVAIEFRPLS from the exons ATGAGTTCTGGTGCTGTGGACGCAGTTGAACATGTGTTGGAGTTTGTGACTGATTCTCTTGATCAATTTGGAAAGCTTGCTGAGGTGGTGATTGCTGCGATATCT CTGCTTTGGTTTTACCCGCTATATGTCTTTAGCATGGTTCTAAGCATCATCTG GAAGGTGCTTCAAGTCATGCTTGAGTTTGTCTTAAAAATTAGACTTTCTAATAATGCTGTCAGGTATAATGACATTGCCAAGTTTGGGTATGCTGCAATGGGACGATCCAAGTTCACAGGAGAGAAAGACTCGAGCCAAA TTATGAGCTTGGGGGCAGCAGCAACAGAAGAAGATGCAAATCTCATAGCCAAATTATTTGGATCAATTGGCAAAATATGGAAAGCTGATGAAAAGTATTTTGATGCTGTAACTGGTCTGAGGGAG TTTTTAGGGATGTGTGTAGCAATTGAATTCAGGCCTTTATCCTAA